The DNA region gttttcttgattgaaaatctaatatttaaaaatttagaggtaaatgtagaaaaaattataaaaaaagtcatCGGAATTGTTTTGGACAAATTGCAAGTCGAATGtgaaaagaaactaaattgtgattttttgatttgaactgtaaatttttggaagttgaaaagtattaaaaaacatgaaaGTTATCATATACATTCtaagaaaattagaaattttgtaaaaatcaaataagtaCAGTAGTAGTCATAAATATAGTAACTTGTTAAAGTAGGTCCTTCTTGAATTGGAAGCCAATATCTATattctttcttattttttctgttattgtatCTTCCATGCAGTTGGTCAGTATAATTgtatgacaaaattaaaacaacattttgcTCATTGCTAAGTAGTGATTTCTGTCGGTTATCTATTGGcaaacttttgtttattgtaattattttgaaatgagTCTTGgtcaaaatgtttgaaaaaatatcattcaaCGTTATCCAGTCAAATAGGAATTGTTCAGATTTTACgactaaataatttgatttttttcttcatcTTCATAATATAAAAGACTGAAACCGATTTATGTacagtaaataacaatttgctaccatatattaaagaaaggaTGCCGTTAAGAAATGTATTTCAGCAGTAAAATTAGAAGCTCAAAGCggatgtaaatattttgttggtaaCTAAATTCGacgtaaaatttatacaaatttaaactctTTATAGCATTTCAAGAAGCTTGGAATTGTAACAAagtattaatgttatattaaacgttactcatttattcaataaaattcctttcaaaattGAAGTTGCTGTATTGGTgtcttgtttaatttataataaatacgtaacattttatagaataaaaaatatctgtttCTAGAATAgagtataaaacaatattagtaaattaatattgtttttaacaattcatataaataaaatacaccaTCAAACGTTAAATTAGGGTTACTTTGaaatttgcattaaaaaataacgttttaatgtttattatttttttcttaaacataatttattaacttatgtaataatttgtgtttatttgtaATGGACACAttgtaatttttgaatgtttattttataagcatttatttttaaaataaacgtttttgAAGGCTTTGGTAATGAGTGTTTACTCCTCTGGCATCAATAATAGTTTGCATACGATGGCGAATGCTTTATTCATTCTAAATAACAAACCTGTGTGAGATTATCGTATTCCTTCGTCAGTATTTGGTTCTGGAAGTCCTCTGGAATTCATTGGAGCTGGTACATGTctctgtatttattttttatcatctcAAATATGTTCTACTGAATTTGAATCTAGACTTCGAGTAGACCAGGAAAATCGTCTGATTTGAATCTCATTAAGATATGCGGTTACTAAGCGACCAGCATTAGGTCTTCTCCGAATGGTTCAcacattaacattttcatttcttcatAGGTCGATTAGAAAGGAAACTGCCATAGCAATTTGGTTGGTTTCTTAAGGTAGTGGAGACCAAAAGCTGTAGTAGCCTTTCGTTGTTCTGAAGCATTCGTCGAAAATCGGAAAGGCTAACACCGTAGTTTTTAGTGGTTTCGTGCCCTCCATGGGATTAATagacatttttaatcaaaagatGAAAACATGAATTCTATAGAGTAGTCTACGGCAGTGTGaagtaaatgtataaaaacgtGCAAAAAGTTCAAAATAGTGGATATTTACGATTTGTATGCAAAGTCATTTTATTGTGTAGAATGtacattaaaacatataatttttgattaatattactttagaATTCAAATCATCCTAAGCTGAAAAATTCTCCCAATGTGTGTCCCTAATTTCCAATAATTATGGCCATAATATTTAACGtgttaaaaagttgctatagtaatgaccactactgtgtATCAATAATCCTgtgtatacatatataatataaatcaacaaaaaatgaagaaaaaatctGTGAAAATTTGTAAGGAAATGAagtcataaaaaatctaactagacaattttcttaattgaaactttaattttaatttcaaattcatgtaaaataaaaaatttgtaatgaacaaaatgtcttttaattcaaattttgtacttctagtaattaaaaaaaaattattaattttgaaatatgataagtaaaaaaaataaataaataaaaaatataataatataaatttgaaaatttaaatttttagaaattcaaaggtgaaaatgaaaaaaaataatataaatcatcaTTTTTGGGAcacgatataaaaaaattaccaagGTTAAAGggctaaaataaacaaaagtgtaatgaaattacaaaatatccaaaatcatgaaatatcaattatgaaaatttctgAGAAAATGAAGTCAACCAATTTGACTGGAAAGTTTTCTTGtttgaaattctaaaattttagtttaatggCAAAATTAAGTATAAGTTGTGAACAAATCTtataggaaaaaaaaattaaagtaaaaaagtatggaaagaagtggaaaattttgaaaaaaaagtcCATATACTACCAATAATTTCGTAAAAAGACAAAATCagcaaaaatttcaacaacttTCATTCGAGTGTgtataaattgtgattttaaggattaatcgtttttaaatatgttctgTTCGTTGCTTTATACCATGCTTCATTTTATGAGAttgcattttataaatatatgtgtatATGAATTTAGGTCGTTGGCGGTGGGCTGCAGGAACGGCTACAGGCTGTTCTCGCTGAATAATGTCGATCAGCTCGAACAGATCTACAGCAACGGAACTGAAGATTCGTGCGTTGTCGAGCGGCTGTTCAGCAGCAGTCTTGTCGCCGTTGTGTCACTCGCGGCCCCCCGAAAACTCAAGGTTTGCCATTTTAAGAAAGGGACCGAGATCTGCAACTACTCCTATAGCAATACTATACTGGCTGTGAAACTTAACAGGTAACACATAATAacataatgattttaaatccATAATTTATCTAATACTCGTGCTTAGGGCGCGTCTGGTGGTATGTCTGGAGGAAGCCCTCTACATACACAACATTCGGGACATGAAGGTGCTGCACACGATACGCGACACGCCCCCGAATCCCTCGGGCCTCTGCGCCCTCACGATCAACAACACCGAGAACTGTTATCTGGCATATCCCGGTTCGTCGTCGATCGGCGAGGTGCAAATTTTCGATGCGAACAATCTGGTAATTATTTCCTTAAATATTCaccgtaaatatttattttattaattgatgcaTTAAATGAATTGCAGCACGCCAAGACTATGATACCGGCGCACGACAGTCCGTTGGCTGCACTCGCGTTCAGTCCGAACGGCCGTCGGATCGCGACAGCCTCCGAAAAGGGCACCGTCATCCGCGTGTTCAACGTGGCCGACGGCGCTAAGCTGTACGAGTTCCGGCGCGGCGTCAAGCGGTGCGTCGCGATCAGCTGTCTGGCGTTCAGCATGTGCGGCCAGTTCCTCGGCTGCAGCAGCAACACTGAAACGGTGCACGTGTTCAAGCTGGAGGAACCCCGGGACAGGTACGATCCTGAAAACGGTGAATCAAGGTGATGTCtctatatatgttttttatattttaacttagtCTTTGGTACCGGTTtcgatatataatatataatttgttgttttttctttcgtttggcttattttgttgttttgccGTTTTAGCCCGAGGCGTAGCGTGGACGAGAGTAGTTGGATGGGCTATCTGTCCAATTATCTGCCCACCCAAGTGACTGATGTTTTCAACCAGGGTAGAGCGTTCGCGACTGCGCACCTGCCCATTTCCGGTGTGCGAAACGTCATAAGCATAGTGACGTAAGTAACTTTCCACACGTCTTGCTTCAATCCATTTTTATAGAAGATTAATTGTGACACAATTTTtagagataaaattattaaaattcacgaaaaatcaagttttcagaataaaaaaatcaatatttcttacaatattggaaaattttgtaatattttttaggtatGAAAACGttctataatcattaaaaatgaataaatgaaaatttagaaaaaaattataaatcaaactTCAAATTAGTTTTGTTTGTTCACATTTaacatctaaaattttaacaatttcaattgatataaatattaactttttaatattattaaggtacagaaatcataaatatgatcctacaaaattttaacaatcatAATTAAAGGATAATAGTATTTCTTGAAATTCTTTCAGAGGACgcaaatatcaaaaatcattagatattaacaattttgcaTGTTTGatacttaatatttgaaaaattttgtatcaAAAAGTGTCTATATTCATTAAGAAACAAATGTATATACAGTCGAACTTCGATAACTCGAACCATGATTTGCCACAAGTTATCAAGACTTCTCGAGGTCTTTCCTTTCCGTTGATACCTGTCTTATGTTCGAACGGCATTCTCTGTTTCTGGCATTCTAAGACCAATTATCGATTGACTAGAATAATGCAAGaaacttttacaatttacttGATGGTGTTTACTTGATTACATCATcctaaattctaaatggaagtacattttattaagggtttttccaaataaatgtcTTAAAGACAATCCCTACCATGATAATGCTGATACTAGGCTTCCCGTGAGAAAACCTATGTTTGAAAAAGTCGACAAAGCTATTCTAGAATGGTTTAATCGtaacttttttgaaaatgaaaataaaaactttacatgGTTAGTATTAATTGAAAGTCTATATTTATAGCATTATtaaggtaaaaaatattaaaataataccaaaAGTTTAGTTATTATCAAaacatctaaattatttaacaacaatggataaaaataccatcattaaatttttacctttttaaacTACACAAATAAGTTCtcgtaaaattttcaaataaccgACAATAAGAGACAAAGTTTTCTTGATTcaggacaaaaaatataaaaaaatttaaaattggcagagactgccgatagaagtgaaaatttaatattaaaatttgaaatttcataatatttgaattaagattatcaacattttttattattcagataTATTATgggctgtacaagatcattacaaaatataaatacaattcaatagaaataacaatcatattatttatggatagtatttgtatttacttaaatttcaacgtacttgatttttaacattattttaattgtttgcgtcattgtcatcattaatttcaacaatactttttgtactttcaattatttcattttgttctaaaaaagatacaagaggcttatggtaactaaagtaaaaaatgaaaatgtttgagtcaaatttatcttagtatcgcgtaaaaacggcatcgattgtcgttttatattttgtagtactgagttttcgatcattggacatggccattcaattaataatcaaactaaaacacTATTTCAATAATGCACAGTATATACACATTGAATTTTCCACTAAAtctattcaatttcacttataagatatacacagcgtcagctgtatagctacagatatacaGCTATAgacatgtcggtgacgcgaacgcacgagatttcacccatccaaaaagtaTCTAAGGCGTATAGATTACTGCGCGTGCCCAATTCATGAGCAtctcggtgacgcgaacccgtaagattttcccctaccaaaaagtgcccaacgcggctaaagtTTTCACTACAAAAATCGTGCatatattcgttattcatattgttgttgttgattgtCTGCAGAATTCAGAATCAGTT from Aethina tumida isolate Nest 87 chromosome 1, icAetTumi1.1, whole genome shotgun sequence includes:
- the LOC109594650 gene encoding WD repeat domain phosphoinositide-interacting protein 2 isoform X7 translates to MNNTNLSESNGSRNYFVNFNQDVTSLAVGCRNGYRLFSLNNVDQLEQIYSNGTEDSCVVERLFSSSLVAVVSLAAPRKLKVCHFKKGTEICNYSYSNTILAVKLNRARLVVCLEEALYIHNIRDMKVLHTIRDTPPNPSGLCALTINNTENCYLAYPGSSSIGEVQIFDANNLHAKTMIPAHDSPLAALAFSPNGRRIATASEKGTVIRVFNVADGAKLYEFRRGVKRCVAISCLAFSMCGQFLGCSSNTETVHVFKLEEPRDRYDPENGESSPRRSVDESSWMGYLSNYLPTQVTDVFNQGRAFATAHLPISGVRNVISIVTIQNQLRLLVATEDGMLFVYNMDSADGGDLTLYKQHRIDEFSESDIDRSQPRNIEGESDKMREMAAATESPPTGGAFQFNDDQEYPPLTQNAD
- the LOC109594650 gene encoding WD repeat domain phosphoinositide-interacting protein 2 isoform X3; translated protein: MNNTNLSESNGSRNYFVNFNQDVTSLAVGCRNGYRLFSLNNVDQLEQIYSNGTEDSCVVERLFSSSLVAVVSLAAPRKLKVCHFKKGTEICNYSYSNTILAVKLNRARLVVCLEEALYIHNIRDMKVLHTIRDTPPNPSGLCALTINNTENCYLAYPGSSSIGEVQIFDANNLHAKTMIPAHDSPLAALAFSPNGRRIATASEKGTVIRVFNVADGAKLYEFRRGVKRCVAISCLAFSMCGQFLGCSSNTETVHVFKLEEPRDRYDPENGESSPRRSVDESSWMGYLSNYLPTQVTDVFNQGRAFATAHLPISGVRNVISIVTIQNQLRLLVATEDGMLFVYNMDSADGGDLTLYKQHRIDEFSESDIDRSQPRNIEGDRIYELLRYHFHATRMAYMKYLEPSLQFITQFWRVTTTETTEETIIIGKCERGASKTRLGKS
- the LOC109594650 gene encoding WD repeat domain phosphoinositide-interacting protein 2 isoform X4, encoding MNNTNLSESNGSRNYFVNFNQDVTSLAVGCRNGYRLFSLNNVDQLEQIYSNGTEDSCVVERLFSSSLVAVVSLAAPRKLKVCHFKKGTEICNYSYSNTILAVKLNRARLVVCLEEALYIHNIRDMKVLHTIRDTPPNPSGLCALTINNTENCYLAYPGSSSIGEVQIFDANNLHAKTMIPAHDSPLAALAFSPNGRRIATASEKGTVIRVFNVADGAKLYEFRRGVKRCVAISCLAFSMCGQFLGCSSNTETVHVFKLEEPRDRYDPENGESSPRRSVDESSWMGYLSNYLPTQVTDVFNQGRAFATAHLPISGVRNVISIVTIQNQLRLLVATEDGMLFVYNMDSADGGDLTLYKQHRIDEFSESDIDRSQPRNIEGGSANLGSYAGIVKGNPADQMSGTESDKMREMAAATESPPTGGAFQFNDDQEYPPLTQNAD
- the LOC109594650 gene encoding WD repeat domain phosphoinositide-interacting protein 2 isoform X6; amino-acid sequence: MNNTNLSESNGSRNYFVNFNQDVTSLAVGCRNGYRLFSLNNVDQLEQIYSNGTEDSCVVERLFSSSLVAVVSLAAPRKLKVCHFKKGTEICNYSYSNTILAVKLNRARLVVCLEEALYIHNIRDMKVLHTIRDTPPNPSGLCALTINNTENCYLAYPGSSSIGEVQIFDANNLHAKTMIPAHDSPLAALAFSPNGRRIATASEKGTVIRVFNVADGAKLYEFRRGVKRCVAISCLAFSMCGQFLGCSSNTETVHVFKLEEPRDRYDPENGESSPRRSVDESSWMGYLSNYLPTQVTDVFNQGRAFATAHLPISGVRNVISIVTIQNQLRLLVATEDGMLFVYNMDSADGGDLTLYKQHRIDEFSESDIDRSQPRNIEGELDWIYPGYRGIPLVHRVDLCYLCRCDLLCGMCNIYYF
- the LOC109594650 gene encoding WD repeat domain phosphoinositide-interacting protein 2 isoform X5; this translates as MNNTNLSESNGSRNYFVNFNQDVTSLAVGCRNGYRLFSLNNVDQLEQIYSNGTEDSCVVERLFSSSLVAVVSLAAPRKLKVCHFKKGTEICNYSYSNTILAVKLNRARLVVCLEEALYIHNIRDMKVLHTIRDTPPNPSGLCALTINNTENCYLAYPGSSSIGEVQIFDANNLHAKTMIPAHDSPLAALAFSPNGRRIATASEKGTVIRVFNVADGAKLYEFRRGVKRCVAISCLAFSMCGQFLGCSSNTETVHVFKLEEPRDRYDPENGESSPRRSVDESSWMGYLSNYLPTQVTDVFNQGRAFATAHLPISGVRNVISIVTIQNQLRLLVATEDGMLFVYNMDSADGGDLTLYKQHRIDEFSESDIDRSQPRNIEGGSANLGSYAGIVKGNPADQMSESDKMREMAAATESPPTGGAFQFNDDQEYPPLTQNAD